The Streptococcus viridans genome contains the following window.
CATGCTATCAAGGACACCAGCATCAAAAAGATCCTCATCCATCATGTCTGAGACATCTTCCATAAACAATTCGTCAATAATTTCAATTACTTGTGATTTTACATCCATTTTTCATTTTTCCTTTTCTTATTTCATTTTTGGAAACCATTGCTGATCCAAGAAGCCTGAGAAAATCAGGAAGGACAGCATAACGGTATTGAAGGTAATAAAGATTCCAAGAGCCTGGGTCCAACGATTGTCTGGTAGGGGCTCTAGTCCTTTTGCTTTACGTTCTTTATTGATTGTTTTTTTCTTCCGAAGCCAGGCGTCATTGATCACAAGACCAAGTCCGTGGAAAAGACCATAAGCAACATAATACCAGGTCACTCCATGCCAGAAGCCCATGACCAACATGTTAATGATATAGGCAACGTTTGACGTTGTAATCCGACTCTGAAAGACCTTGTTGCGCATCAAGACCATGACTAGACGCATAAAGACAAAGTCACGGAACCAGAAGGACAAACTCATGTGCCAACGATTCCAGAACTCCTTTAAATCACGTGATTTGAAAGGAAGATTAAAGTTGATCGGGCTCTTAATTCCCATCAAATTAGATGCCGCAAGGGCAAACATGGAATAGCCTGCAAAGTCAAAGAAGAGATCTAAACCAAAGACGTACATCACCCCTAAGGTTCCTAGGTTAAAGACGCCCCCTTGAAGAAGGGCATAGGTCTTGACATGTCCAAGTAAGAGGTGGCCAAAGATATGAGCTAGAATAAACTTATAGAGGAAGCCAAGCATGATATACTTGACACTCTGCTCCAGCATATCGAGAAGCTCATCTCGATCTGGAATCGTTAGGTAGTCTTCATTGAAGCGTTTGAAACGATCAATCGGTCCACTTGAGAAGGTTGGCATAAAGAGCAAGAATCGCAAGAATTCCCAGAGACTAAAATCTTTGAGAGTCCCATCTCG
Protein-coding sequences here:
- the dltB gene encoding D-alanyl-lipoteichoic acid biosynthesis protein DltB; protein product: MIEFLKQLPHLEPYGTPIYFIYLIGALLPIFVGLFFKKRFPVYEALVSLAFIVLMLTGTDLKQIYAVLFYLFWQILWVYSYKNYRSQRDNKWVFYLHSFLVVLPLVFVKVQPAIDGTQSWMGFLGISYLTFRAVGMIIEMRDGTLKDFSLWEFLRFLLFMPTFSSGPIDRFKRFNEDYLTIPDRDELLDMLEQSVKYIMLGFLYKFILAHIFGHLLLGHVKTYALLQGGVFNLGTLGVMYVFGLDLFFDFAGYSMFALAASNLMGIKSPINFNLPFKSRDLKEFWNRWHMSLSFWFRDFVFMRLVMVLMRNKVFQSRITTSNVAYIINMLVMGFWHGVTWYYVAYGLFHGLGLVINDAWLRKKKTINKERKAKGLEPLPDNRWTQALGIFITFNTVMLSFLIFSGFLDQQWFPKMK